One Methanoculleus sp. 7T genomic window carries:
- a CDS encoding PspC domain-containing protein: protein MKKLYRSTTDRWIAGICGGIGEYFEIDPNIIRVIWVVVTAITGFIAGILVYILLWIILPEQGQARPVDVPAEA from the coding sequence ATGAAGAAGTTATACCGCTCAACGACCGACCGGTGGATCGCCGGGATATGCGGGGGCATCGGAGAATACTTCGAGATCGATCCGAACATCATCCGGGTGATCTGGGTCGTCGTCACCGCGATCACGGGGTTCATCGCCGGCATCCTCGTCTACATCCTGCTCTGGATCATCCTGCCGGAGCAGGGTCAGGCGCGCCCGGTCGACGTGCCCGCCGAGGCATAA
- the uvrB gene encoding excinuclease ABC subunit UvrB has protein sequence MTAFHLTADFAPRGSQPEAIKGLVGGLSRDERFQTLLGVTGSGKTFTIANVIDEVQKPTLVIAHNKTLAAQLYNEFRSFFPENRVEYFVSYYDYYQPESYIPKRDLYIEKDAQINPKIEQMRLAATASLLSRPDTIVVASVSCIYGLGNPANFRGMGFEVKVRDRMRRDDIIRRLIDIQFERNDIELAPGRFRVKGDTIDIVPGYFNNIIRIELFGDEVDRISEIDRVSGQRLEAMDYFFVYPARHFVVPEEEKERAIASIEKELEEWLPNLGMLEEHRLRQRTLYDIEMIRETGTCKGIENYSRHFDGRKAGEQPYCLLDYFPEDFLMVIDESHQTLPQVHGMYNGDYSRKKSLVDYGFRLPSAFDNRPLKFDEFSRYMRNVIFVSATPGDYELKRSSVTEQIIRPTGLVDPEVEVRPIDGQIPDVIQEIRTTIDRGDRVLLTTLTKRLAEELSEYLAEQGIKTRYLHSEINTLERTEIIRQLRLGKYDVLVGINLLREGLDIPEVGFVGILDADKEGFLRDARSLVQTIGRAARNVNAKVVLYADVMTDSIKKALAETERRRTMQLAYNARHGITPQTIRKPIREKEVEITDIKHVPKQEIPNLIIELEAEMREAAERLEFERAIALRDTIRKLQDGGPR, from the coding sequence ATGACGGCATTTCACCTTACGGCCGACTTCGCACCCCGCGGTTCGCAGCCCGAGGCCATCAAAGGTCTCGTGGGCGGCCTCTCACGGGACGAGCGGTTCCAGACCCTGCTCGGGGTCACCGGGTCGGGGAAGACGTTCACGATAGCAAACGTCATCGACGAAGTCCAGAAGCCCACGCTTGTCATCGCCCACAACAAGACGCTTGCGGCCCAGCTCTACAACGAGTTTCGGTCGTTCTTCCCGGAGAACCGGGTGGAGTACTTCGTCTCCTACTACGATTACTACCAGCCCGAGTCCTATATCCCGAAACGCGACCTCTACATCGAGAAGGACGCCCAGATCAACCCGAAGATCGAGCAGATGCGCCTTGCCGCCACGGCATCGCTCCTCTCGCGCCCCGATACCATCGTGGTCGCCTCGGTCTCCTGTATCTACGGTCTCGGAAACCCCGCGAATTTCCGAGGGATGGGGTTTGAGGTGAAGGTCAGGGACCGGATGCGGCGGGACGATATCATCAGGCGGCTTATCGACATCCAGTTCGAGAGGAACGACATCGAGCTCGCGCCGGGCCGGTTCAGGGTAAAGGGGGATACCATCGATATCGTCCCCGGTTACTTCAACAACATCATCAGGATCGAACTCTTCGGAGACGAGGTGGACCGGATCAGCGAGATCGACCGGGTCTCCGGCCAGAGGCTCGAAGCGATGGACTACTTCTTCGTCTACCCGGCCCGCCACTTCGTCGTCCCGGAGGAGGAGAAGGAGCGGGCGATAGCCTCCATCGAGAAGGAACTCGAGGAGTGGCTCCCGAACCTCGGGATGCTCGAGGAGCACCGCCTGCGCCAGCGGACCCTCTACGACATCGAGATGATCCGGGAGACCGGGACCTGCAAGGGGATCGAGAACTACTCCCGCCACTTCGACGGGAGGAAGGCCGGCGAACAGCCCTACTGCCTGCTGGATTACTTCCCTGAAGACTTCCTGATGGTGATCGACGAGAGCCACCAGACGCTCCCGCAGGTCCACGGGATGTACAACGGCGACTACTCGCGGAAGAAGTCCCTCGTAGACTACGGTTTCCGGCTCCCGTCGGCGTTCGACAACCGCCCGCTGAAGTTCGACGAGTTTTCGAGGTATATGCGAAACGTCATCTTCGTCTCGGCGACTCCCGGGGACTACGAACTGAAGCGCTCAAGCGTGACCGAGCAGATCATCCGGCCGACCGGGCTTGTGGACCCGGAAGTCGAGGTCAGGCCGATCGATGGGCAGATCCCGGACGTGATCCAAGAGATCCGCACCACCATCGACCGCGGCGACCGGGTGCTGCTGACGACGCTCACAAAGCGGCTCGCCGAGGAACTCTCTGAATATCTGGCGGAACAGGGGATCAAGACCCGCTACCTCCACTCCGAGATCAACACCCTCGAGCGGACCGAGATCATCAGGCAGCTCCGTCTCGGGAAGTACGACGTGCTCGTGGGGATCAACCTCCTGCGGGAAGGGCTCGACATCCCGGAGGTCGGGTTCGTCGGTATCCTCGACGCCGACAAGGAAGGGTTCCTCCGCGACGCCCGGAGCCTGGTCCAGACCATCGGGCGGGCCGCACGGAACGTCAACGCGAAAGTCGTGCTCTACGCCGACGTCATGACCGACTCGATCAAAAAGGCGCTTGCCGAGACCGAACGCCGGCGCACGATGCAGCTCGCCTACAACGCTCGGCACGGCATCACGCCGCAGACGATCAGAAAGCCGATCCGGGAGAAGGAGGTCGAGATCACCGATATCAAACATGTCCCGAAACAAGAGATCCCGAACCTGATCATCGAGCTCGAGGCCGAGATGCGGGAGGCGGCGGAGCGTCTGGAGTTCGAGCGGGCGATCGCGCTCCGGGATACCATTCGGAAGCTGCAGGACGGGGGACCGCGGTAG
- the uvrC gene encoding excinuclease ABC subunit UvrC — protein sequence MIDPQSLPAEPGCYLFSDDEGAIIYVGKAKNLRRRVSSYFSRHDLDPKTRRLVAAIATLDFIVTDTEVEAFILENTLIKKHQPKYNIDLKDSKSYAYIHVTDEPYPRIHVARGPDGNGRYYGPFVSARERDDLLRLLKMMFGLRSCRRLPKRACLRAHIGSCSAPCTGAIGEDDYRERVKKAEAVLKGDIAGLIRTLREEMAASAERQDYERAMELRDQVAALEGLRERQHVDRQKTYNEDIVNYIASDGTVFLMLFNVYCGTLAGKHEYTFDEKEGFLEEFLARYYADHEPPEEVILPEAVDDAVAGYLSHLRGGKVRTVVPQRGEKKKLLDLVRKNVEIGFFGDRIKVEELKRRLHLPSLPVAIECFDISHLSGTAMVGSMVRFLWGKPDKRNYRRFRIRTVEGIDDFAAIAEVVRRRYSRLLKEGGELPDLIIVDGGKGQLAAAGAVLRELGLKVPFAAIAEREEEVFVPGFSHPLPLDRHEKASLFIQEIRDEAHRFAVTYHRTLRKKTVAP from the coding sequence ATGATCGACCCGCAAAGTCTGCCTGCCGAGCCCGGGTGCTACCTCTTCTCTGACGATGAGGGGGCCATCATCTACGTCGGGAAGGCGAAGAACCTCAGAAGGCGCGTATCGAGTTACTTCTCCCGGCACGACCTCGACCCGAAGACCCGGCGCCTCGTCGCCGCCATCGCCACTCTCGACTTCATCGTCACCGACACCGAGGTCGAGGCGTTCATCCTCGAGAACACCCTGATCAAGAAGCACCAGCCGAAGTACAACATCGACCTGAAGGACTCGAAGAGTTACGCCTACATCCACGTCACCGATGAGCCCTACCCACGGATCCACGTCGCCCGGGGGCCCGACGGCAACGGCCGCTACTACGGACCGTTCGTCTCCGCGCGGGAACGCGACGACCTCCTCCGCCTCCTCAAGATGATGTTTGGACTCCGCTCCTGCAGGCGTCTCCCCAAGCGGGCATGCCTCCGCGCCCATATCGGCTCGTGCAGCGCCCCTTGCACAGGAGCGATCGGCGAGGACGACTACCGTGAGCGGGTCAAGAAGGCCGAAGCGGTCCTGAAGGGAGATATCGCCGGGCTTATTCGGACGCTCCGGGAGGAGATGGCGGCCTCTGCAGAGCGGCAGGACTACGAGCGGGCGATGGAACTCCGCGACCAGGTCGCGGCCCTCGAGGGGCTGCGCGAGCGTCAGCACGTGGACCGCCAGAAGACCTATAACGAAGATATCGTCAACTACATCGCAAGCGACGGAACCGTCTTCCTCATGCTCTTCAACGTCTACTGCGGAACGCTTGCCGGGAAGCACGAGTATACATTCGACGAGAAAGAGGGTTTCCTCGAGGAGTTCCTCGCCCGCTACTACGCAGACCACGAACCCCCGGAGGAGGTGATCCTCCCTGAGGCGGTGGACGACGCGGTCGCAGGCTACCTCTCCCACCTCCGGGGGGGCAAGGTCCGGACGGTCGTGCCGCAGCGGGGCGAGAAGAAGAAACTGCTCGACCTTGTCCGGAAGAACGTCGAGATCGGGTTCTTCGGCGACCGGATCAAGGTGGAGGAACTGAAGCGCCGCCTGCACCTCCCCTCTCTCCCGGTCGCGATCGAGTGCTTCGATATCTCCCACCTCTCCGGCACGGCGATGGTGGGGTCGATGGTCAGGTTCCTGTGGGGAAAGCCCGACAAGCGAAACTACCGGCGTTTCCGGATACGGACGGTCGAGGGCATCGACGACTTCGCCGCCATCGCAGAAGTGGTCCGCAGGCGCTACTCGCGCCTTCTGAAGGAGGGGGGCGAACTCCCGGACCTGATCATCGTCGACGGCGGGAAAGGACAGCTTGCGGCGGCCGGTGCGGTGCTCAGGGAACTCGGGCTAAAGGTCCCGTTCGCGGCCATCGCCGAGCGCGAGGAGGAGGTCTTCGTGCCGGGCTTCTCTCACCCCCTGCCGCTCGACCGGCACGAGAAGGCGTCGCTCTTCATCCAGGAGATCCGCGACGAGGCGCACCGGTTTGCGGTCACCTACCATAGAACCCTTCGGAAGAAGACGGTAGCACCATGA
- the uvrA gene encoding excinuclease ABC subunit UvrA — protein MKKIVIKGAREHNLNDITVELPRDRLIVLTGVSGSGKSTLAFDTIYAEGQRRYVESLSAYARQFLGLMRKPDVDSIDGLSPAISIEQKTTSKNPRSTVGTVTEVYDYLRLLFARIGTPFCPEHHIPIEAQSPEKIADRISSTMAGTVTILAPVVRQKKGTYQQLFKDLDREGYARVRVNGEIRRTDEEITLERYRKHDIEVVVDRLSVDERSRLVEAVENALAKSEGLVVAVDEDGREETCSSLMACPVCGMAFEELQPRMFSFNSPFGACEECNGLGIKMEFDPDLIIPDKEKCIADGAVALYRNFLDGYRSQYLGAVAKHFGFSVLTPIKDLTERQYKALMFGSPEHLRISMRMRNGDAWSHAGTWEGLAPQAERLYHQTESEYRRRDLERFMRILPCPKCGGKRLKEKVLAVKVNGRSIVEVTDLSITEALAFFRTLELTESEREIAKQVLKEIIARLEFLEQVGVGYLTLSRSAGTLSGGEAQRIRLATQIGSNLTGVLYVLDEPSIGLHQRDNRKLLETLQHLRDLGNTLVVVEHDEETIRSADWVVDMGPGAGLHGGEVVAEGTPDAIAANPASLTGRYLAGDLRIEVPAARRHSDRFIRLAGCRGNNLKDINVNVPIGVLTVVTGVSGSGKSTLIYETLYRALMQKLHDSRECPGEYDGLTFDDELDKVIVIDQSPIGRTPRSNPATYTKVFDEIRKVFAETKEAKVRGYKPGRFSFNVKGGRCEACQGDGLIKIEMNFLPDVYVECEECKGARYNRETLEVKYRGKSIADVLNMSVEEATELFENVPSIRNKLETLSRVGLGYIKLGQSSTTLSGGEAQRIKLTRELSKRATGKTIYLLDEPTTGLHFHDVKNLIAVLDDLVARGNTMVVIEHNLDVIKSADYIIDLGPEGGDAGGEIVATGTPEEVATVEGSHTGAFLKEILKKP, from the coding sequence ATGAAGAAGATCGTCATCAAGGGGGCGCGGGAGCACAACCTCAACGACATCACCGTCGAACTCCCGCGGGACCGGCTCATCGTCCTCACCGGCGTATCCGGGTCCGGAAAGTCCACGCTTGCCTTCGACACCATCTATGCCGAGGGTCAGCGGCGTTACGTGGAGTCGCTCTCCGCCTACGCGCGGCAGTTCCTCGGGCTGATGAGGAAGCCGGACGTCGACAGCATCGACGGGCTCTCGCCCGCAATCTCCATCGAGCAGAAGACGACGTCCAAGAACCCCCGGAGCACCGTCGGCACGGTCACCGAGGTCTACGACTACCTGCGGCTCCTCTTCGCCCGCATAGGCACCCCGTTCTGCCCGGAGCACCACATCCCCATCGAGGCACAGTCGCCGGAAAAGATCGCCGACCGGATCAGTTCCACCATGGCCGGGACGGTCACCATCCTCGCCCCGGTCGTGCGGCAGAAGAAAGGGACTTACCAGCAACTCTTCAAGGACCTCGACCGTGAAGGTTACGCCCGGGTCAGGGTCAACGGCGAGATCCGCCGGACCGACGAGGAGATCACCCTTGAGCGCTACCGGAAGCACGACATCGAGGTGGTCGTCGACCGCCTGTCCGTCGACGAACGGTCACGGCTCGTCGAGGCCGTCGAGAACGCCCTCGCAAAGTCGGAGGGGCTCGTCGTCGCCGTCGATGAGGACGGGCGCGAGGAGACCTGCTCGTCGCTCATGGCCTGCCCGGTCTGCGGGATGGCGTTTGAGGAACTCCAGCCCCGGATGTTCTCCTTCAACAGCCCGTTCGGGGCCTGCGAGGAGTGCAACGGCCTTGGGATCAAGATGGAGTTCGATCCCGACTTGATCATCCCCGACAAAGAGAAGTGCATCGCCGACGGCGCCGTCGCGCTCTACCGGAACTTCCTCGACGGCTACCGGAGCCAGTACCTCGGCGCCGTCGCCAAACACTTCGGGTTCTCGGTCCTGACGCCGATCAAAGACCTGACCGAACGGCAGTACAAAGCCCTGATGTTCGGCTCGCCGGAGCACCTCCGCATCTCTATGAGGATGAGGAACGGGGATGCGTGGTCGCACGCCGGGACGTGGGAGGGGCTCGCCCCGCAGGCCGAGCGGCTCTACCACCAGACCGAGTCGGAGTACCGCCGCCGCGACCTCGAACGGTTCATGCGGATCCTCCCCTGCCCGAAGTGCGGGGGCAAACGGCTCAAAGAGAAGGTGCTTGCCGTGAAGGTGAACGGGAGGTCCATCGTCGAGGTCACCGACCTCTCCATTACGGAAGCGCTTGCGTTCTTCCGGACCCTTGAACTCACCGAGAGCGAGCGCGAGATCGCAAAACAGGTCCTAAAGGAGATCATCGCCAGGCTCGAGTTCCTTGAGCAGGTCGGTGTCGGCTACCTGACCCTCTCGCGGAGCGCGGGGACGCTCTCGGGCGGGGAAGCGCAAAGGATCCGCCTTGCCACCCAGATCGGGTCGAACCTGACCGGGGTGCTCTACGTCCTCGACGAGCCTTCCATCGGGCTGCACCAGCGCGACAACAGGAAACTCCTCGAGACCCTGCAGCACCTCCGCGACCTGGGGAACACCCTCGTCGTGGTGGAGCACGACGAGGAGACCATCCGGAGCGCAGACTGGGTCGTGGACATGGGGCCGGGCGCCGGGCTCCACGGCGGCGAGGTCGTCGCGGAAGGGACCCCCGACGCCATCGCCGCAAACCCGGCCTCGCTCACCGGGCGCTACCTTGCAGGCGACCTCAGGATCGAGGTGCCCGCCGCCCGCAGACACAGCGACCGGTTCATCCGCCTTGCGGGCTGCCGGGGGAACAACCTCAAGGACATCAATGTGAACGTCCCCATCGGCGTCCTGACGGTCGTCACCGGGGTCTCGGGGTCCGGGAAGTCCACGCTCATCTATGAGACGCTCTACCGGGCGCTGATGCAGAAACTCCACGACTCACGGGAGTGCCCGGGGGAGTACGACGGCCTCACGTTCGACGACGAACTCGACAAGGTGATCGTCATCGACCAGAGCCCCATCGGGAGGACGCCGCGCTCGAACCCGGCGACCTACACCAAGGTCTTCGACGAGATCCGGAAGGTCTTTGCCGAGACGAAGGAGGCGAAGGTCAGGGGCTACAAACCCGGCCGTTTCTCGTTCAACGTCAAAGGCGGGCGTTGTGAGGCCTGCCAGGGCGACGGGCTCATCAAGATCGAGATGAACTTCCTCCCCGACGTCTACGTGGAGTGCGAGGAGTGCAAAGGGGCGCGCTACAATCGCGAGACCCTCGAGGTGAAGTACCGTGGGAAGTCCATCGCCGACGTCCTCAACATGAGCGTCGAGGAGGCGACGGAGCTCTTCGAGAACGTCCCCTCAATCAGGAACAAACTCGAGACCCTCTCCCGGGTGGGGCTCGGCTACATCAAGCTCGGACAGAGTTCCACCACCCTCTCGGGCGGCGAGGCCCAGCGGATCAAACTGACCCGCGAACTCTCGAAGCGGGCAACGGGAAAGACGATCTATCTCCTCGACGAGCCGACGACCGGCCTCCACTTCCACGACGTGAAGAACCTGATCGCGGTCCTCGACGACCTCGTGGCCCGGGGGAACACGATGGTGGTGATCGAGCACAACCTCGACGTGATCAAGTCGGCCGACTACATCATCGACCTCGGCCCCGAGGGCGGGGATGCCGGCGGCGAGATCGTCGCGACGGGGACCCCCGAAGAGGTCGCGACGGTCGAAGGGAGTCATACCGGAGCATTCCTGAAAGAGATCCTCAAGAAACCATGA
- a CDS encoding PRC-barrel domain-containing protein: protein MRGETAVPEERAGVLSASTVMGGSVRNPQGEDLGKVEDLVVDLDAGCIAYAVLSFGGFLGLGDKHFAVPWEALRVAPHERRVVLDISKDRLENAPGFAKENWPKTANREWLRDVYAYYGYTPYWERRPER, encoded by the coding sequence GTGAGAGGTGAGACCGCCGTGCCGGAGGAGCGGGCCGGGGTGCTCTCTGCAAGCACCGTGATGGGCGGCTCCGTGCGGAACCCGCAGGGTGAGGACCTCGGGAAGGTCGAGGACCTGGTGGTCGACCTAGACGCCGGGTGCATCGCCTACGCGGTCCTCTCCTTCGGCGGGTTCTTGGGGCTCGGTGATAAGCACTTTGCCGTCCCTTGGGAAGCGCTGAGGGTTGCTCCGCACGAGCGCAGGGTGGTGCTGGATATCTCAAAGGACCGGCTGGAGAACGCGCCTGGGTTTGCTAAGGAGAATTGGCCGAAGACCGCGAACCGGGAGTGGCTCAGGGACGTCTACGCCTATTACGGCTACACGCCCTACTGGGAGCGCCGCCCGGAGCGGTAA